One Castanea sativa cultivar Marrone di Chiusa Pesio chromosome 4, ASM4071231v1 DNA window includes the following coding sequences:
- the LOC142631697 gene encoding isoaspartyl peptidase/L-asparaginase-like, whose protein sequence is MGWAIALHGGAGDIPVSLAAERRQPREAALRHCLKVGVDALKAQKSPLDVVELVVRELENNPHYNAGRGSVLTREGTIEMEASIMDGNTKRCGAVSGLTTVVNPISLARLVMEKTPHIYLAFDGAERFAREQGIETVDSSHFITQENIERLKQAKEANRVQIDYTQPIQKDEKKETPTADGDSQIGTVGCVAVDSHGNLASATSTGGLVNKMVGRIGDTPIIGAGTYANNLCAVSATGKGEAIMRGTVARDVAALMEFKGLSLKEAAAYVVEECVPRGNVGLVAVSAKGEVTMAYNTTGMFRACATEDGYSEIAIWPSVQN, encoded by the exons ATGGGGTGGGCCATAGCTCTACACGGCGGCGCCGGGGATATCCCAGTTTCACTAGCGGCAGAGCGACGCCAGCCACGTGAAGCAGCGTTGCGCCACTGCCTAAAGGTCGGCGTGGATGCTCTCAAAGCCCAAAAGTCTCCACTCGACGTTGTCGAACTCGTG GTTCGTGAACTAGAAAACAATCCACATTATAATGCGGGTAGGGGATCTGTCTTAACTAGAGAAGGCACAATTGAAATGGAAGCTTCTATTATGGATGGCAACACTAAAAGATGTGGAGCTGTTTCTGGGCTTACTACCGTAGTTAATCCCATATCCTTGGCACGACTTGTCATGGAGAAAACTCCTCATATATATCTTGCTTTTGATGGGGCAGAAAGATTTGCAAGGGAACAA GGTATTGAAACTGTAGATTCAAGCCATTTTATAACTCAAGAAAATATTGAGAGGCTAAAGCAGGCAAAGGAAGCGAATAGAGTTCAG ATTGATTATACACAACCGATTcaaaaagatgagaagaaagagaCACCAACAGCTGATGGTGATAGCCAAATTGGGACGGTTGGATGTGTGGCTGTTGATAGTCATGGGAATCTAGCTTCTGCAACTTCTACTGGTGGATTAGTGAACAAGATGGTTGGTAGGATTGGGGACACGCCCATCATAGGGGCAGGGACATATGCCAACAATCTCTGTGCAGTTTCAGCTACAGGAAAAGGTGAAGCAATAATGCGTGGCACTGTTGCAAGAGATGTGGCTGCTCTTATGGAATTCAAAGGTCTTTCTCTCAAGGAGGCTGCAGCTTATGTTGTAGAGGAGTGTGTTCCAAGAGGCAATGTTGGCTTGGTTGCTGTCTCAGCCAAAGGAGAAGTCACAATGGCTTATAATACAACAGGCATGTTTCGAGCTTGTGCTACTGAAGATGGGTATTCAGAGATTGCAATATGGCCTTCTGTGCAAAACTGA